A single window of Paenibacillus sp. SYP-B4298 DNA harbors:
- the mutM gene encoding DNA-formamidopyrimidine glycosylase: MPELPEVETVRRTLIELVAGKRIERVTVHLPRIIQRPSDCAAFELMLAGRTIKSVERRGKFLKIMLDGLVLVSHLRMEGRYGVYSQTEPLEKHTHVVFHFDDGTELRYKDVRQFGTMHLFDPGEEQALPPLSKLGIEPLSKEFTLQELKGRLARRSTAIKPLLLNQAYVVGLGNIYVDEALFLAGIHPLRSAESLQESEWERLHKAIVDTLESAVQAGGSSIKSYVNGQGEMGMFQHALAVYGRQGEGCKHCGHSIEKSVVGGRGTHTCSRCQPLNDALQARSGRKLKDVAAT, translated from the coding sequence ATGCCGGAATTGCCGGAGGTAGAAACCGTCCGACGCACGCTGATCGAGCTTGTAGCGGGAAAACGGATTGAGCGGGTGACGGTTCATCTGCCCCGTATTATACAGCGTCCGTCTGACTGTGCCGCTTTTGAGCTTATGCTGGCGGGGCGCACGATTAAGAGTGTTGAGCGGCGAGGGAAGTTTCTGAAGATTATGCTGGATGGGCTGGTGCTCGTCTCGCATCTGCGCATGGAAGGGCGCTATGGCGTCTACTCGCAGACGGAGCCGCTGGAGAAGCATACGCATGTGGTGTTTCATTTTGATGATGGAACCGAGCTGCGCTACAAGGATGTACGGCAGTTTGGCACGATGCATCTGTTCGATCCTGGAGAGGAGCAGGCGCTTCCTCCACTGAGCAAGCTGGGAATTGAGCCGTTGTCGAAGGAGTTCACGCTGCAAGAGCTCAAGGGGCGGCTGGCCAGACGCTCCACCGCCATCAAGCCGCTGCTGCTTAATCAGGCCTATGTCGTAGGTCTTGGCAATATTTATGTTGATGAGGCGCTGTTTCTGGCGGGCATCCATCCATTGCGCTCGGCCGAATCGCTGCAGGAGAGCGAATGGGAACGGCTGCATAAGGCCATCGTCGATACACTGGAGAGCGCAGTGCAGGCTGGCGGTTCTTCGATCAAGTCCTATGTGAATGGACAAGGAGAGATGGGGATGTTCCAGCATGCGCTGGCCGTCTATGGACGACAAGGCGAGGGCTGCAAGCATTGTGGCCATTCGATCGAAAAATCAGTCGTTGGGGGCAGAGGGACGCATACCTGCTCCCGCTGCCAGCCGCTGAATGACGCGCTTCAGGCGCGCTCGGGGCGCAAGCTCAAGGATGTCGCGGCAACGTAA
- a CDS encoding MntP/YtaF family protein: MLLHVAALVLLAFAVSLDGFGVGVTYGLRQIRIPLLSILIIACCSGIIILLSMLFGQWMGEYISPHLAEVVGALILIGIGVFSLLNFMRRRRQEQAEVGLHSLPDRQAQPGSQRKPTPDQGALAAGATVLRLELRKLGLVIEILRSPHAADVDRSGIISPSEAVLLGCALSLDAFGAGLGAALLGYPPLATALLIAIASGLFLYCGIRIGFRFSYSDRMKALSFLPGVVLIIMGCFKLL; encoded by the coding sequence ATGCTGTTGCATGTAGCGGCGCTGGTGCTGCTGGCGTTTGCAGTCAGTCTGGATGGCTTTGGCGTCGGGGTAACCTATGGGTTAAGGCAGATTCGCATACCATTGCTGTCCATTCTTATTATTGCGTGTTGCTCGGGAATTATTATTTTGTTATCGATGCTCTTCGGACAATGGATGGGGGAATATATATCGCCTCATCTGGCTGAGGTGGTGGGAGCGCTGATCTTGATCGGCATTGGCGTGTTCTCGCTCTTGAACTTCATGCGGAGAAGAAGGCAGGAGCAGGCAGAGGTAGGTCTGCACTCGTTACCAGATCGTCAGGCGCAGCCAGGCTCGCAGCGTAAGCCAACGCCAGATCAGGGGGCGCTGGCTGCTGGCGCAACCGTGCTGCGGCTGGAGCTTCGCAAGCTTGGGCTGGTGATCGAGATTTTGCGCTCGCCGCATGCAGCAGACGTAGACCGTTCGGGAATTATCTCGCCCTCAGAGGCGGTGCTGCTGGGCTGTGCCTTATCCTTGGACGCCTTCGGGGCAGGTCTGGGCGCTGCGCTGCTAGGCTATCCTCCGCTGGCTACGGCATTGCTGATCGCGATTGCGAGCGGGCTGTTTCTGTATTGCGGCATCCGTATCGGGTTCAGATTCTCATACTCGGATCGGATGAAGGCACTTTCCTTTTTGCCAGGAGTTGTATTAATCATCATGGGATGTTTCAAGCTGTTATAG